A segment of the Amia ocellicauda isolate fAmiCal2 chromosome 5, fAmiCal2.hap1, whole genome shotgun sequence genome:
cCCCTGCTTTCCTGGAGGGTCTTGGTCTCCTCAGGTTCCCACTTACTTAATTCATCCAAGCAATTATCAAATAATCAGTCAATTTTTATTTGATACAGTACCCCTCCTTAACAAattgccacagagcactttaaaataaaaaatgagataAGAAAGGCAGTGCAATAAAGTAACTAACCACAAAAGCAAATATAAGTCAATATAACCATCATGTGTGAAGGAAGCTTTAAATATTTTCTACGGACAGCAGATCATTTTATAGGCAGTATTTGAATCCATAATACTTAAAAATTTAAACAAtgttaatatattacattaataatttgcaatgaaaaccagaagccTTTGTGGCCTTTCCAGGGAACTGAGTTAGAAAGTCCTAACGTAAAGTAATGACGAACTCACCATCATCTCCCTCCATCTCTACATCCAGTGCTTTCTCCTTCAGTTTCTCGGGAGGAACTATGGTGGTGATTTCTTTCATGTCCTTCATAGAGATATCACCCTTGCCATCCAGAGCCAAAGCAGTCTTCAAGCGGGCCAGCTCTTTTGGTGcattcttcttcctcttctccgCTCGCATCTTCCGTTTCCATTTGCTTCTCAGACTCTTTGCCATTGTAGagactacaaaataaataaatacaagataaTACAATGTGCCCTATAGCAATATTCCCACCCCACAAAAAACCCCGGGGTTAAAACCCTGTTCTCAGGAGATACAGCAGAGAAAGACCCTCTTAAATAATCCAGCAATAGCAGCATCATTTAAATGAGgtacaaaaaaaacaccacttAGTATAGTCTATTAGACAATTAACAAAACTGTCTGTGCCAAAATCCTGGAACAGAATTCATCAGAACGGCTGTGGCTAGTTGCACGATACACCTTAAGTATTGAAAGAACATATATAGTAAATAAAGATTTTTCCATTAAGTACGCTTATTAAACTTCTCTTTGTGTTAAGGTGCTTtgtgtacaatacttaaattaaaaaGGGAAGGCTAAAGTGATATTTTACCTAAATTGTTTCATGCAACTGGCTACAGGTATTTGACTATGCATGATGTACTGCAGGGTCAGTGACACAGCTGACATACAAAGATAAGGGGTTGTAGCATTTTGTGGACCGACGTCCGGACCACTGCGACTGAGTGGTCTCTGTATGCTCCCTGTTCACATCAATACAGACACGAATACATGCATGgatgtattttgcactttttgtttcagtgttttgtaTACCGTAATTAACATAACAGGACTAGTTGCAGTATGAAAATGGAATTTAtctgtaatattattttttccagtGGTCCCGAGCAACGCGGGGTTGTACCTACAGTATTAGCATGCATGCGTTTACTAGTGCGCTGCTACTGATATGCCACAGAGCTGTCTACTCTTTGCTTGCGTacgttttaatttgtattattcattttaatttggtctgtattaagacttaataataataataataatattaacagtaAAACAAACAGTAACATTTCTTGTGTGTGTAGTACTAGAAACGTGGTTCAGGTGATTTTAACCAAGCCGAGTGGAGCCTGGACTAAACTCGCATTAGTTTATCTGTTACGGTGCTGTGTACCGTGTGCCGGTTGATTTTACAGGTTAATGTACCTGTGccagtatataaatacaaatacgaAGGCCATCGACATGACAGCACTCTTATGTAAAGGTGCTTCAGATTCTAGACCTAAGTATTGTCTTCAAGATACCTGAAGAGATGGACACTGGACTTCCAAAAATGTCAGGTAGGGTATTATCAGTATACATTTCATACGGTATATTATACAGACCACAACAAGTAGACTCATCTCATTAgtgtaatattatattaaaataacaaaattaaagtatTACGGTGTTCTGTCATGTTACCACACGTTTAATTTCATAAGTGTATTCTTTCCccctttttattagttttttgcaCCCTGACCCCTGTTTTTCACTTTTAACTGTCTGATCTTATGTTATATTTAAGTTCAGCTGTAGTTATGACATTGCCCTTTGTGTCCAAAACTGAACTTGTCGACATGGTGCAAATGCCCAAAATATAGGCAACAAAGCACAATTCCACTATGTCCTTTTTCAAACAGGTCACATCATATTTTCATCGCTGGAGGATTTGGCCAATTATCAAAAGATGAACAAGATTGTCAATTTTGCCAGACCCCTGTCAAATGTACAGAGAGCCACCTCCTTAAAAAGCACTGGGgaatttcaatttgttttgtagAACAAGGTGTTGGTAAGTATGTTTTTGAGAgtgctaattatattatatatataatttattattgatagacttttcttgattttttctCACAAAACTTATAGGATAATGTACTGTACAGTTAAGCTGGAATTTATAAAGTACAGTTGTACTATTCTCATCTAAATCTTTAAATCAGTCTTACAAATTAATGGGTTTCCCTCACATTTACTTGTTTTATATgtttcacagataaatacaTCATTCCTTGCTACCGTGCTGAATTTGAATGCTCTCCAAAcagaagccactggcattgtcACAAGTGCAAAACTGTTTTGCTGAGAAAACATAACTTCATGAAGCACCTTGAAAAACATGGTAAGACTGTATAcagtaataatattttatatgaatAGCTGTTCATGCATTACATAGTCCACATGATTTCGGTTTAAGTTAAGAATTGTTAGTTTTTCTTTCACATAACAACATCATGTCTTATGAGATTCATGCCTGTAAATGTTGCTTTTCATAAAATGTGAAGAGCACAATAGTTGTAATTAATCCCGCCATTTAAAATAGTGTTTTATGTTACAGGTTGTCAAATACTTTAAAAGACACCACAGGTACGTATTAAAACTTtttaaagataacattacaagtTGAATTAGCTATCATGTTTCAAAGAAACATAAACATTGCTACAAATGTATGATGGGTAAATAATATGCAATAACAAACCGCAAATACTAGGGGGATAATGCAAAACAGCTACtattttaatactgttttttgaGATCACAATTCCCATATAGCCTATCAAAAACTCACCATCACAATGTTTCTTATTAAACACCAAGCATTCTGTTTTAGAATTACAGGGTAAAAGAAAGAAGACTGATTATGGGAGCCTAAGTAAATCGAGgagaaaaatatgaatgcaaaCCATTGCAATACTTGCCAAGCCAGATTTGGAAGTCATGCTTCCCTGCGGCGACATGAAACTCATCAACATGGGTTTCCTAAGGAGCCTATTTATTGCGTTGACGTGGAAAATGGCATATATTTTACTGCAAAGGGCACCACTACATGTTCAGAAATCTTTCACAGCACAAGTGATTGACTGAATCTGACCAATGCAGGGAGTTTATGGCACTTGCTAGCAGAAGTGGAAATCCAGCCTTGGAGTGCATTCATTTAAAGCGAACTGTGGCATCGCTCCCATTCACACCACCATCAAGACTGCAAGACAGTGTTCTTCAAAATATGTCAGATAAAGGGCTCATATCACAGTATAAGAAAGATGAATGCATTTCTTTGCTAGCACAAGCAACAACTGAAGGTGTATGCTATGTTtacccagttttttttttttatgttaatgGCTTCTCTGACAGATTTGTATACTTTTCAGTGTACACTGGAAAGAAAGTTTACTGGTGTTACTTTGGAAGGACAAGGGTAACATTTGATACCAAAACCGGTCTGTGGTTCTGTCAATGTAAAGGAAGCAAGAAACGTACAAGATGTGTTCATAGGTATCTGTCCATGTGGTGGATATATCAAGAACGACAAGATCTGGTTGTTGAAATCAAAACTGACAAAATGGATGAAAGTGATGAAGAACCCATGGGATtgatggaagaaaaataaatggaagagGGACCGTGTTTTGGTGTCCACAAGTTTCCACCTGACAAAGAACGTCTTATGAATACGGTTAATTACTTgtggaccaaaaaaaaaaatcctgaagaCATGGCAGAGGACAATGCAACACAGGAAAAAGAGGTACCAGGACGGTTTGTCCCACTTGAAACACACTGCACTTTCTGTCCTGGACCTACCCCACCAGAAATGTCAGAGCCAAAGCTGGTGACAAAAAATGCAGTGGTGTATGGCATTTTTAAGGTTCACAAAGGTTAGTGTTATTTATGCAAACATTcacaatttatatttatgtattttgcataacttttaatattttttgtaagtAATGCTTCTGATGTTATATCTAGGGATCGAAGTCCATGTGAAAATTTGCCCAGCATGTCAAATACCAGTCCGATTTCAGGAGTACACTTCTGGATTCCACAATTACAATGATCGGGTTCTCTTTACAATTCCGCTGTGTATGGTTTTAAACAGCAGtattaaaagtaaatatttatttttaagttattcCAATGTATTGCATGACAGTGTAATTTCAGTTTTCCATGTCGTTATCCTTGTAACCGCACAGAAATACACAataacatgcatacatatatctATCTGTTGTTATGGAGGTTTGGTGTTGACAGGCCGTGACATTGCAACACTTACAGAAGTGGAGGACTGTAAAAACTGGCCATGATCTGCTGCTTTATTTCATACGGAGTGTTAACCTTGCAATAGTGTTACACCAGCAGGTCAAAATTAAGGACAGAACTGAGCAGCTCTTGTTGGAGCACTGAGCTACTTGTGTCAATTATGTGTCCTATTCTGGTATTCAGGACTGTTCTGCTGTTTACTGGAGAAAATAAACGTATTACAATGCACAAAGTCTCCTAGTCAGGTATTTATCTGTGTCTTGTATCTCATCCAATCCATAGTCAAAAGAGCAGtctgtgtatctctctctctctctctctctctaccatgTCCTTTTACCTGCCATGTTTCTAAGACAAAGACAGCACGTCAGGCCTGTATTCATATGGCATTGAGGTGAATTGCTGTCACCTGTGTCAGGGGTGCATGGGATGTGGAGTATGTCTGTTGCACGTTAATGTGTAACATGCAGAACATTTATGTTTCCTACAGTCAATCTTTTTAAGAGGCAAAATAGGGGAAATGTATGTGAAGAGGATTTAGGCATCGATGTTGAGAAAACATGGCAAAACCTGGAAAAAGAAATAATTGCCAATGGTTTATGTGAAGGTAAGGGATTCTATTACGtacagtttttttgtattttgtagagAAGGTTTTCTGTTACTATATTGAAaaaatagttgtttttttttaaacacacaaagtATCTACTGTTATTCTTTCCATTCTTGTAGGTACTACCCTAAATAACCCCTTCCGTAAACCACTGTCTCCATCTGCGTTTGCACCATGGATTGGAGCAGCTACTAGAATCGAAGCAAGGGTCCCAAAAACAGAAGCATTGACGGGTATACCTAAAATACAAAGTGATGAACAAAAAATTAAACCGAAAGTGAAAATTGATGAGGACATGCAATTTCACCTTCTTGAGTCTGGAAAGGTATGTTGTGTACAACATGTTGAAGTTGTATTTACTCTTGTGGTGTACAGATGAGTACATTACAAATGCATATTCTGTAGCCAACATAGATAATTGTATTACAATAATTTACAAACTATCTCTGAAGTGTTACCAAATGGAAACATAAATGACCTATCCATGTATATGGACtgcaaaaacattacaaaatacaaaataaaaccatcttCACAGGCTAACAGGGATCAGCTGGCAACAACTTGTCAAAACCTGGGTTTATCTGGCAAAGGTTCTCGAGCTGACCTGCTCAATAGACTGCAGGAGTTGGTACTCTGCAAAGACATTCTGAGATTCTGAGAGCTGTGGAGTATGCGTTTGCACTATAAGTAATATAAGAAGACGACGTAagtaatgtgtatttatttcgtGATCTTAAACATTTGGTTCTGATAACTTTGTTTTTCAAGACTGCAGAACTTCGAGCCATCAGTATGGCGTCTGACATATTAAACAGAAGACAGGTCACTCACTTAAGACAGTATCATGCTTCATCTCTGATGATTTGTTTGCAACATAAGGTAATATTACCCCACAATACTAATTCAAGTTCTAGACTGCGCTACATACAGTATAACATGCAACACTTTGTTTTCCTTAACAGGTGCAGAATACACCACTACCACTAACAGAAGAGGAGGACAGTACTTTGTGCATGCATTTTTCAGCGAAGTACAACTGGAAAGAGGTGAGTAACTAAAGTGAACCAGTAATATTGTATTGCATCCTGATAAATGGATAATTCATCACAAATGTATGTTATTACAATGTAGGTTGTAAAGACCTAAGTTTGCCTTGTCATGTTTTTAGGACATTGTACCCAGAACAGAAAAGAATGCAGTGGATTCAATGTGATTCTTGCAAGGGCTGGCTTCACACAGACTGTGCAGCTGTAAACCCAAACGACATAAGaaggttttaatttaatccgAGACTGTACCACTTTGaaaggtttgttttgatttgattttcaagTTATTAAGAAATTGTGATAGTAATACAGTGCATGTATTTCTACATGGTTATACATAACTTTCATAATGTATGTAtgctaatttatgtatttaaatgaagcAATTTATAAACTGTAGATGCTGAAGATGTGTTTGAGCATGGCCTGATGATTTATCTGTGTTAAGCATGGTACATGTTTTactaaaagaaaatgtaattaaaagttTGACTTGCTACTTAATGTTAACTACTTTATTTTGCAGTATAAAAACACTTCTTAGGATGGGGGGAACTGATGCTCTAATTGACGATGATGAAATCAAGGTGAGTctacattaaatattatttacactggggtattaaatatttgttatatatatacactcacctaaaggattattaggaacacctgttcaatttctcattaatgcaattatctaatcaaccaatcacatggcagttgcttcaatgcatttaggggtgtggtcctggtcaagacaatctcctgaactccaaactgaatgtctgaatgggaaagaaaggtgatttaagcaattttgagcgtggcatggttgttggtgccagacgggccggtctgagtatttcacaatctgctcagttacttggattttcatgcacaaccatttctagggtttacaaagaatggtgtgaaaagggaaaaacatccagtatgcggcagtcctgtgggcgaaaatgccttgttgatgctagaggtcagaggagaatgggccgactgattcaagctgatagaagagcaactttgactgaaataaccactcattacaaccgaggtatgcagcaaagcatttgtgaagccacaacatgtacaaccttgaggcggatgggctacaacagcagaagaccccactcatctccactacaaataggaaaaagaggctacaaattgcacaagctcaccaaaattggacagttgaagactggaaaaatgttgcctggtctgatgagtctcgatttctgttgagacattcagatggtagagtcagaatttggcgtaaacagaatgagaacgtggatccatcatgccttgttaccactgtgcaggctggtggtggtggtgtaatggtgtgggggatgtttcttggcacactttaggccccttagtgccaattgggcatcgtttaaatgccacggcctacctgagcattgtttctgaccatg
Coding sequences within it:
- the llph gene encoding protein LLP homolog, with the translated sequence MAKSLRSKWKRKMRAEKRKKNAPKELARLKTALALDGKGDISMKDMKEITTIVPPEKLKEKALDVEMEGDDGGVSKMDMDSKRSKKTLLDEHGQYPTWMNQRQRKKLKENRGKKGKGKKMKGLAW